Genomic window (Candidatus Polarisedimenticolaceae bacterium):
GACAAGGCGTTCTGGTTCGCGGCGTTCGAGCACCAGCAGCAGGACGAGGTCATCCCCTACACCGGGTTCACGCACGACCGCACGGTCGGCGGCCGCTACGACGCCCCGAATCGCGACGACAACGCGTTCCTGCGCACCGACTTCAACCTCGACCCGAACGACACGCTCATGGTCCGTCTGTCGATCGACGATCGCGACACGCAGGGGATCAACGTCGGCGGGATCGCGACGCCGCAGTGGGGGTTCTCGATGGCCGAGCGCGACGTCCAGCTCGGCGCGACCTTGACGTCGGTCATCTCCCCCAAGCTCATCAGCGAGCTTCGCGTCCTCCTCGGATCGTCGTCGCTCGACCAGCGCGCGAACTCGACCTCGACCGGCGTCGAGCACCCGTCGGCCCAGTTCGGCGGGAACAACCTGAGCCGGCAGCAGCGCGACGCCGCGACCTTCCAGCTCGTCCAGAACCTCACCTGGGTGACCGGCAACCACACGACGAAGTTCGGCTACGACGTCACCCCGTCGCGCACGAAGGTCGCCGCCCAGTTCAATCCGAACGGGAACCTCACGTACGACACCGACGAGAAGTTCGACGGCGGCGATTGCTACCTCGGCGACCTCTCGAGCGGGATCGTCGTCAGCGACATCCCGTTCCGTTGCACCGGGGACACGGCTCAGACCTGCTACGTCGAGGACGACCAGTGCCCGGCGATGGGGAAGGGGCACTGCGCGCCGGACTACAACGTCCCGGTCCCCTGCCCCGGCATCCCGGGCGTCGACGACAACGGCGACGGGCGCATCGACGAGCCCGCGAAGCCGTGGACCTACCCGAAGGTCTTCCAGCTCATCGAGGGCCAGCCCAAGGCGACGCTCAACAACACCGCGATCGCCCTCTTCGCGCAGGACTCCTGGCAGGCGACCTCCCGATGGCTCCTCGACTTCGGCCTGCGCTACGACCTCGACACCTTCACGCTCCCTGCCTCCGCGATCGTCAAGTCGACGGTGCCGAACGGCGGCGCCGGCCGCGACTACAACAACCTGGCGCCGCGCCTCGGGTTCACGTACACGGCGGGACGCGATCGCGAGTGGATCTTCCGCGGCGGCGCCGGCGTCTTCTACAACAAGACGATCCTCGCGTTCCCGGCGGTCGCCGCCGTCACCTCGGGAACGAAGATCGGCCTCATGTTCCCGCAGGGGTTCGCGCTCGAGCTCACCGAGGACTTCATCGCGCGGAACGGGATCGACGCCATCAGGCCGGTCCTCTTCTTTCCCGACTTCCTCACCCTGCGGTTCTCGACCGGCACGCGCCTCGACTCGACGCAGGCCAACCTCTTCAACTTCGGCGTCGAGCGGCTCATCGGGCGCGAGGGAAGCTTCTCGGCCAACGTCACGCGCTCGCTCACCTATCACGTTCCGCTCATGAGGGACCTGAACCCGGTGATCGGGACCGACCTCCAGGGGATCCCGATCCACGCGTACGACACCGTCAACGTCGGCTCGATCGCCGCGGTCACGACCGAAGGGCGCGCGTGGTACACGGGGCTCGACCTCGCGTGGAGATGGCAGAGCGGCTGGGGCTGGTATTCGCTCTCCTACACGCTGTCGAAGTCGGAGGACATGGGACCCGACCCGCTCAAGGGCGGGATCTACCTGCCGCCGAACTCGTTCGATCTCTCGACCGAGCGCGGCCTCTCCGACAACGATAGGCGGCACCGGTTCGTCGCCTCGGGCGACATCGCGCTCGGTTTCGGGAGGATGCACCTGTCCGGCGTCTACGAGTACGCGACGCACCTGCCGTTCAACGTGACGACCGGCGCCGACGACAACGTCGACGGCATCACGAGCGACCGGCCGCCGGGGGTCGGGCGGAACACGGGGCCGGAGACGTCGCTCGCGGCGATCAACGCCTACCGCGAGGCGCACGGCCTGACCGACGTGACGTCGCTCTCGGCCCCGTACCTCTCGCAGCTCGACCTGCGCCTCTACCACATCTTCCCGTTTGCGAGCACGAAGGGGACGGGGCAGGCTTACCTGCAGGTATACAACGTGTTCAACCGGTTCAACGGCGGCCTCGTCGAGGGCCGCGTGCTCGCCACGAACTTCGGGCAGCCGATCAGCAACGCGGGCCCGCCGCGGACGTTCGAGCTGGGCCTGAAGATGGGGTTCTGACGATGATCGCCCTCGCCGCCCTCCTTCTCGCCTCGCCGTACACGGAGGTCGTCGCCGCCGAGCGCGCGTTCGCGGCCGCGTCGATCAAGGACGGGTTCCACGCGGCCTTCGCGGCCGCGTTCGCGCCTGACGGGGTCGTCTTCGACCCGACGCCGACGAATGCGATCGCCAAGCACGGGGGAAAGCCGCGGGCCGACGTCGTGCTCTCGTGGGCGCCGGCGTGGGCGGCGGTCTCCCCCGCCGGCGATCTCGGCTTCACGAGCGGGCCGTGGGAGTACCGCCCGGCCGGAGACAAGCCTCCGGCGACCGGGTGGTTCTTCACCGCGTGGCGGAAAGAGGCCGACGGCACGTGGAAGGTCGAGGCCGACCTCGGCATCCACGCCGAGCTGACCTACGCCGCGCCGGGCGAAGTCGTGGACGCGCTCGCGGCGGCGGCCCCCGCGAAGGCGACGCCGTCGTCGGCCGCGCAGGCACGCCTCGCGGTCCTCCACGCGGAGCAGCTCCTCGCGCGCGCGGGGGCGTCGGGCCTCGGCCAGGCGATCGCGGCGGTCGCGCATTCTGCGATCCGCGTCTACCGCGACGGCGGGCCTCCCGGAAGCGCAGCGCTCCTCGTGGCCGACACGCGTGAGCCCCGCTGCGAGGCGGCGCGCGTGACCGCCTCGGCCTCGGGCGATCTCGCGTACGCGTACGGAACGTGCGACGACTCGAAAAAGGACAAGAAATACGGTTATGTCCGCGTGTGGCGTCGCAATGCGGATGGGACTTGGCGCGTTTTCGTCGACGTGACGCCGTAGCCGTACGCTAAGATCCTGCCCTTTGCGTTTGGGGAGGATTCCTTGGCGTCGCCGGCTCCGTACATCGGTCTCGCGGCCCACCTCCTCGTTTGCCTCACCCTCGGCATCGCGCTCATCGTCGCGGGGAAGCTCTTCCGCCACCGCGTCGCGATCAGCCGCCCGGCGAAGCACGCGACCTACGAATGCGGCGAGGAGCCGATCGGCCCCGCGTGGCGTAGCCAGCCGGTGGGCTTCTACCTCGTCGCCCTGATCTTCATCCTCTTCGACGCCGAGGCGGCGTTCCTCTTCCCGTGGGTCCTCGCCCTGCGGAAGACCGGTCCGGCGGCGTTCTGGGGGATGGTCGTCTTCCTCGCGGTCCTCTTCGTCGGTTGGCTCTACGCCTGGCGCAAGGGCGATCTGCACTGGGCGCGGTGATGGGCGAAGAACGCCTCCCCGTGGTCGGTCAATCGCGAACGATCGACGACATCGCCGAAGAGGTCGTCCGCTTCCCCGGCGGCGGCTTGGCGCTCCTCCGGTCCGACGCGCTCTTCCACTGGGCGCAGAAGTCGAGCCTGTGGCCGCTCACCTTCGGCCTCGCGTGCTGCGCGATCGAGTTCA
Coding sequences:
- a CDS encoding NADH-quinone oxidoreductase subunit A, which gives rise to MASPAPYIGLAAHLLVCLTLGIALIVAGKLFRHRVAISRPAKHATYECGEEPIGPAWRSQPVGFYLVALIFILFDAEAAFLFPWVLALRKTGPAAFWGMVVFLAVLFVGWLYAWRKGDLHWAR
- a CDS encoding TonB-dependent receptor — its product is MKGLFPALVLAAVVCASPLRAQSTSATLGGHVRSADGKPVGGALVQARSADSGAVRTSSTDTGGRYRFDALQPGTYALVARSPEGVLSDTKTIVLRLQQIGEVDLAIGKGLEEQVTVSAEAPILESKRTGGELRVLGTQAENLPVAQRNATDLALLDSSVRRAAPSSYYGERAAPFVINGQTGRSNSYLVDGLDNNDQASGTSLNAEFSSLVISEFLLLTHQFAPEFGRASGGVMNIITERGTNEESALGFLQGAPEMFAASGDLVDSLPATPGVSEASSSWSSGLRWGGPIKKDKAFWFAAFEHQQQDEVIPYTGFTHDRTVGGRYDAPNRDDNAFLRTDFNLDPNDTLMVRLSIDDRDTQGINVGGIATPQWGFSMAERDVQLGATLTSVISPKLISELRVLLGSSSLDQRANSTSTGVEHPSAQFGGNNLSRQQRDAATFQLVQNLTWVTGNHTTKFGYDVTPSRTKVAAQFNPNGNLTYDTDEKFDGGDCYLGDLSSGIVVSDIPFRCTGDTAQTCYVEDDQCPAMGKGHCAPDYNVPVPCPGIPGVDDNGDGRIDEPAKPWTYPKVFQLIEGQPKATLNNTAIALFAQDSWQATSRWLLDFGLRYDLDTFTLPASAIVKSTVPNGGAGRDYNNLAPRLGFTYTAGRDREWIFRGGAGVFYNKTILAFPAVAAVTSGTKIGLMFPQGFALELTEDFIARNGIDAIRPVLFFPDFLTLRFSTGTRLDSTQANLFNFGVERLIGREGSFSANVTRSLTYHVPLMRDLNPVIGTDLQGIPIHAYDTVNVGSIAAVTTEGRAWYTGLDLAWRWQSGWGWYSLSYTLSKSEDMGPDPLKGGIYLPPNSFDLSTERGLSDNDRRHRFVASGDIALGFGRMHLSGVYEYATHLPFNVTTGADDNVDGITSDRPPGVGRNTGPETSLAAINAYREAHGLTDVTSLSAPYLSQLDLRLYHIFPFASTKGTGQAYLQVYNVFNRFNGGLVEGRVLATNFGQPISNAGPPRTFELGLKMGF
- a CDS encoding DUF4440 domain-containing protein, with amino-acid sequence MIALAALLLASPYTEVVAAERAFAAASIKDGFHAAFAAAFAPDGVVFDPTPTNAIAKHGGKPRADVVLSWAPAWAAVSPAGDLGFTSGPWEYRPAGDKPPATGWFFTAWRKEADGTWKVEADLGIHAELTYAAPGEVVDALAAAAPAKATPSSAAQARLAVLHAEQLLARAGASGLGQAIAAVAHSAIRVYRDGGPPGSAALLVADTREPRCEAARVTASASGDLAYAYGTCDDSKKDKKYGYVRVWRRNADGTWRVFVDVTP